The following are encoded in a window of Castanea sativa cultivar Marrone di Chiusa Pesio chromosome 5, ASM4071231v1 genomic DNA:
- the LOC142635443 gene encoding putative protein phosphatase 2C 80, whose translation MIFKKQCVDGKVVLVPVVLIPVLQEQERGCMRMSFGAHYTPKDKAGNPQSEGDDAHFICAEKNTIGVADGVGGWARYGVDAGIYSRQLMSNVVTAVQKQQTPLNRIVDLRQALEEGFLNTKAMGSSTACIVTFKDYYLRAINVGDSGFMIFSNSICVYKSPIQQHGFNYPYQLGNIMTCDKPCSAIVTTVERLLPGDIIVLGTDGLLDNMFTAEIEDIISKGTLEGVNTEKLASTIAHLALFNSMDKNVDSPFALAARLAGLKHIGGKRDDITVIVGHVIA comes from the coding sequence ATGATCTTCAAGAAACAATGTGTTGATGGAAAAGTGGTGTTAGTTCCTGTGGTGTTAATTCCTGTCCTGCAGGAACAAGAAAGAGGATGCATGAGGATGAGTTTTGGTGCGCACTACACCCCTAAGGACAAAGCAGGAAACCCTCAATCTGAAGGCGATGACGCTCACTTTATCTGTGCGGAGAAGAACACTATTGGCGTGGCCGATGGTGTTGGCGGTTGGGCTAGATATGGCGTAGACGCTGGAATATACTCACGCCAACTGATGTCGAATGTTGTGACCGCAGTCCAAAAGCAACAAACACCACTCAATCGTATCGTGGACCTAAGACAAGCTTTGGAGGAAGGTTTCTTGAATACCAAGGCTATGGGTTCATCCACGGCTTGTATTGTGACTTTCAAGGATTATTATTTACGTGCTATCAACGTGGGAGACAGTGGGTTTATGATTTTCAGTAACAGTATATGTGTGTATAAATCGCCGATACAACAACATGGTTTTAACTATCCGTACCAGTTGGGAAATATCATGACATGTGATAAGCCATGTTCAGCTATTGTAACAACAGTGGAACGTTTATTACCTGGAGACATTATAGTTCTTGGTACTGATGGTCTTCTAGACAATATGTTCACTGCAGAAATCGAAGATATTATCAGTAAGGGCACTTTGGAAGGTGTAAACACAGAGAAGTTGGCTTCCACTATTGCACACTTGGCATTGTTTAATTCCATGGATAAAAATGTCGATAGCCCATTTGCACTAGCTGCTCGGCTGGCTGGACTGAAGCACATCGGAGGAAAGAGAGATGATATTACGGTTATTGTTGGCCATGTTATTGCATAG